One window of Nicotiana tomentosiformis chromosome 11, ASM39032v3, whole genome shotgun sequence genomic DNA carries:
- the LOC104107617 gene encoding uncharacterized protein isoform X1: MPASASSAPPPPTHSRREDLIGKLSSSSTDTKLKALRDLKNQIIGNRTKKLCFLKLGAVPLITSILSSSSSSAGTAGSSCADDDVELNDSLIIQSAAAIGSFACGFDDGVKAVLDAGAFPLLLRLISYPNDKVVDAAARSLKFIYQSKLAPRYDFLQGNNMTFIWSLLNSENENVTGLGASIITHSCQTSFEQKALSDSGVLKKLTYMLGGSVTQTDASLESVATILKENPDVVSKFTEPENGGALETITELTKDKSARTRLLACICLIVIKNSAPSCLQNLRIKTKLILILLELLEDDQVGAEAPFALSSLIAEREDLQLLAFEANVIDKLVNHLRRGPIQSRRLEGILIALANMCSRLERCRDRLLSLEAMKLVGDALSHDSGEVRAAACICLKNVSRSVKNLSTGLFMNESFVVPLVRLLVDDLTFVQVSALDAISNIAIDFLAHKTMFMQCGGVKQLVQLSKSMDSTIRVKAVCALRNLTFLVNNKCKEEILSELTQLTLRSLICDPEASVQEQALALVRNLVDGPLDSIQHIFAEDALLLHAVGQQLQSASKAQVLIQGMYVFTNVASGNEVHKEAVMQELFPPLANDSESIMFKFLHSDDSRLRTAAVWTLVNLTSPSSSGASGWVMKLRNAGIVSQLKNMVNDPCLDVKLRARTALGQSMTSGDGST, from the exons ATGCCGGCTTCAGCATCATCGGCGCCGCCGCCTCCGACTCACAGCCGTCGCGAGGATCTAATCGGAAAACTGAGCTCTTCCTCCACCGATACAAAGCTCAAAGCCCTTCGCGACCTCAAAAATCAAATCATCGGTAACCGTACGAAGAAGCTTTGTTTCCTCAAACTCGGCGCCGTTCCTTTAATTACCTCTATCCtctcttcctcctcttcctccgCCGGCACGGCTGGTTCTTCATGTGCCGATGATGACGTGGAACTCAACGATTCGCTTATTATTCAATCGGCTGCTGCTATCGGTAGCTTTGCGTGTGGCTTTGATGACGGCGTTAAAGCTGTTTTAGATGCCGGtgcttttcctcttcttcttcgcCTTATTTCTTATCCTAATGATAAG GTAGTGGATGCTGCTGCTCGTTCCCTTAAGTTTATTTATCAGTCAAAGTTAGCCCCAAGGTATGATTTTCTGCAGGGGAATAATATGACATTTATCTGGTCGCTATTGAATAGTGAAAATGAGAATGTGACTGGACTTGGTGCAAGTATCATTACACATTCTTGCCAGACAAGTTTTGAGCAGAAGGCATTAAGCGATTCTGGGGTTTTAAAGAAACTCACATACATGCTTGGAGGGTCTGTAACTCAAACAGATGCTAGTCTAGAGTCTGTTGCCACTATCCTTAAGGAAAATCCTGATGTCGTTTCAAAGTTCACGGAACCTGAAAATGGAGGAGCATTGGAGACTATTACTGAATTGACCAAGGATAAAAGTGCCCGGACAAGACTGCTTGCTTGCATATGCTTGATTGTCATAAAGAACTCTGCTCCTTCTTGCCTTCAAAATTTACGAATCAAAACAAAATTGATATTAATACTACTTGAGCTTCTTGAGGATGATCAAGTTGGAGCCGAAGCTCCTTTTGCCTTGTCTAGTTTAATTGCAGAAAGGGAGGATTTGCAATTGTTAGCATTCGAGGCAAATGTTATTGATAAGCTTGTCAACCACCTGCGAAGAGGTCCAATACAGTCGAGACGTTTAGAGGGTATACTTATTGCATTGGCTAACATGTGCTCCAGACTGGAACGGTGCAGGGATCGGCTTCTGTCATTAGAG GCTATGAAGCTTGTAGGTGATGCCCTGAGTCACGACAGTGGTGAAGTGCGTGCTGCAGCATGTATATGTTTGAAAAATGTTTCTCGCTCAGTCAAG AATCTTAGCACAGGTCTATTTATGAATGAAAGCTTTGTTGTTCCCTTGGTTCGGCTTTTAGTTGATGATTTGACCTTTGTccag GTTTCTGCCCTTGATGCCATCAGCAACATAGCGATTGATTTTTTGGCACATAAGACAATGTTTATGCAGTGTGGAGGTGTGAAGCAGCTTGTTCAGCTTTCGAAGTCAATGGATTCAACTATTAGGGTAAAAGCCGTGTGTGCTTTAAGGAACCTGACATTCCTTGTGAACAACAAGTGTAAAGAGGAAATTCTATCAGAGCTCACACAGTTGACTCTGAGAAGCCTGATctgtg ATCCTGAGGCTTCTGTTCAAGAGCAAGCTCTAGCTTTGGTTCGTAATCTTGTTGATGGGCCTCTAGATTCTATCCAGCACATCTTTGCTGAGGACGCTCTTCTGCTGCATGCTGTGGGACAGCAACTGCAGAGTGCTTCAAAAGCTCAAGTCCTCATTCAG ggTATGTACGTCTTTACAAATGTGGCATCTGGAAATGAGGTGCACAAGGAAGCTGTTATGCAAGAGCTCTTTCCACCGTTAGCTAATGATTCTGAATCAATTATGTTCAAGTTTTTACATAGTGATGATAGCCGGTTACGTACAGCTGCAGTTTGGACTCTAGTGAACCTTACTTCTCCAAGCAGTTCTGGTGCATCTGGCTGGGTGATGAAACTACGGAATGCCGGCATAGTTTCCCAGTTGAAAAATATGGTCAATGATCCTTGCCTTGATGTAAAG CTTAGAGCGAGGACAGCTCTAGGGCAATCAATGACTTCTGGTGATGGTTCTACATGA
- the LOC104107617 gene encoding uncharacterized protein isoform X2, which translates to MPASASSAPPPPTHSRREDLIGKLSSSSTDTKLKALRDLKNQIIGNRTKKLCFLKLGAVPLITSILSSSSSSAGTAGSSCADDDVELNDSLIIQSAAAIGSFACGFDDGVKAVLDAGAFPLLLRLISYPNDKVVDAAARSLKFIYQSKLAPRYDFLQGNNMTFIWSLLNSENENVTGLGASIITHSCQTSFEQKALSDSGVLKKLTYMLGGSVTQTDASLESVATILKENPDVVSKFTEPENGGALETITELTKDKSARTRLLACICLIVIKNSAPSCLQNLRIKTKLILILLELLEDDQVGAEAPFALSSLIAEREDLQLLAFEANVIDKLVNHLRRGPIQSRRLEGILIALANMCSRLERCRDRLLSLEAMKLVGDALSHDSGEVRAAACICLKNVSRSVKNLSTGLFMNESFVVPLVRLLVDDLTFVQVSALDAISNIAIDFLAHKTMFMQCGGVKQLVQLSKSMDSTIRVKAVCALRNLTFLVNNKCKEEILSELTQLTLRSLICDPEASVQEQALALVRNLVDGPLDSIQHIFAEDALLLHAVGQQLQSASKAQVLIQGMYVFTNVASGNEVHKEAVMQELFPPLANDSESIMFKFLHSDDSRLRTAAVWTLVNLTSPSSSGASGWVMKLRNAGIVSQLKNMVNDPCLDLRARTALGQSMTSGDGST; encoded by the exons ATGCCGGCTTCAGCATCATCGGCGCCGCCGCCTCCGACTCACAGCCGTCGCGAGGATCTAATCGGAAAACTGAGCTCTTCCTCCACCGATACAAAGCTCAAAGCCCTTCGCGACCTCAAAAATCAAATCATCGGTAACCGTACGAAGAAGCTTTGTTTCCTCAAACTCGGCGCCGTTCCTTTAATTACCTCTATCCtctcttcctcctcttcctccgCCGGCACGGCTGGTTCTTCATGTGCCGATGATGACGTGGAACTCAACGATTCGCTTATTATTCAATCGGCTGCTGCTATCGGTAGCTTTGCGTGTGGCTTTGATGACGGCGTTAAAGCTGTTTTAGATGCCGGtgcttttcctcttcttcttcgcCTTATTTCTTATCCTAATGATAAG GTAGTGGATGCTGCTGCTCGTTCCCTTAAGTTTATTTATCAGTCAAAGTTAGCCCCAAGGTATGATTTTCTGCAGGGGAATAATATGACATTTATCTGGTCGCTATTGAATAGTGAAAATGAGAATGTGACTGGACTTGGTGCAAGTATCATTACACATTCTTGCCAGACAAGTTTTGAGCAGAAGGCATTAAGCGATTCTGGGGTTTTAAAGAAACTCACATACATGCTTGGAGGGTCTGTAACTCAAACAGATGCTAGTCTAGAGTCTGTTGCCACTATCCTTAAGGAAAATCCTGATGTCGTTTCAAAGTTCACGGAACCTGAAAATGGAGGAGCATTGGAGACTATTACTGAATTGACCAAGGATAAAAGTGCCCGGACAAGACTGCTTGCTTGCATATGCTTGATTGTCATAAAGAACTCTGCTCCTTCTTGCCTTCAAAATTTACGAATCAAAACAAAATTGATATTAATACTACTTGAGCTTCTTGAGGATGATCAAGTTGGAGCCGAAGCTCCTTTTGCCTTGTCTAGTTTAATTGCAGAAAGGGAGGATTTGCAATTGTTAGCATTCGAGGCAAATGTTATTGATAAGCTTGTCAACCACCTGCGAAGAGGTCCAATACAGTCGAGACGTTTAGAGGGTATACTTATTGCATTGGCTAACATGTGCTCCAGACTGGAACGGTGCAGGGATCGGCTTCTGTCATTAGAG GCTATGAAGCTTGTAGGTGATGCCCTGAGTCACGACAGTGGTGAAGTGCGTGCTGCAGCATGTATATGTTTGAAAAATGTTTCTCGCTCAGTCAAG AATCTTAGCACAGGTCTATTTATGAATGAAAGCTTTGTTGTTCCCTTGGTTCGGCTTTTAGTTGATGATTTGACCTTTGTccag GTTTCTGCCCTTGATGCCATCAGCAACATAGCGATTGATTTTTTGGCACATAAGACAATGTTTATGCAGTGTGGAGGTGTGAAGCAGCTTGTTCAGCTTTCGAAGTCAATGGATTCAACTATTAGGGTAAAAGCCGTGTGTGCTTTAAGGAACCTGACATTCCTTGTGAACAACAAGTGTAAAGAGGAAATTCTATCAGAGCTCACACAGTTGACTCTGAGAAGCCTGATctgtg ATCCTGAGGCTTCTGTTCAAGAGCAAGCTCTAGCTTTGGTTCGTAATCTTGTTGATGGGCCTCTAGATTCTATCCAGCACATCTTTGCTGAGGACGCTCTTCTGCTGCATGCTGTGGGACAGCAACTGCAGAGTGCTTCAAAAGCTCAAGTCCTCATTCAG ggTATGTACGTCTTTACAAATGTGGCATCTGGAAATGAGGTGCACAAGGAAGCTGTTATGCAAGAGCTCTTTCCACCGTTAGCTAATGATTCTGAATCAATTATGTTCAAGTTTTTACATAGTGATGATAGCCGGTTACGTACAGCTGCAGTTTGGACTCTAGTGAACCTTACTTCTCCAAGCAGTTCTGGTGCATCTGGCTGGGTGATGAAACTACGGAATGCCGGCATAGTTTCCCAGTTGAAAAATATGGTCAATGATCCTTGCCTTGAT CTTAGAGCGAGGACAGCTCTAGGGCAATCAATGACTTCTGGTGATGGTTCTACATGA